A window of the Deltaproteobacteria bacterium HGW-Deltaproteobacteria-18 genome harbors these coding sequences:
- a CDS encoding SLC13 family permease, which translates to MLSLFILLFIVLAALVLFIGGWVPADLVGIMVLAALALTGLVSPEEAVAGFSSPAVITVLAMFILSAGLSRTGVAYRIGQPLQLFARKGEALLIVVLMAAAALLSALINTTSVAVILLPATMDLARRSGLPPARLLMPMALGCLLGGPFTGISTPPNILATGALRSAGLTPFKIFDFTPITGALVLAGIAFMVIVGKRLLPKGAASGTDKNGIESAYEIGSHIFTIEVPSTSTLVGRSLTESRLGSALYLTVVGLQRAGELILSPRAQETLHAGDIIIVHGQSDQVSQFHGSRHLQVEQPGPETAEITGRLGTASVRIGKGSPLIGRSLAESGLRRDHHVHVLALGSPAGECLREVRRHRFEEGDGLVLQGEQKALEDLTETNLVELAEPLTKGPADASVCELLSLCSVRVPEGSVLAGRNLVESRLGNAFGLTVVGLVREGSVTCLPAPEETVQPGDLLVVQGLARDIDVFEGLQDLEISDQSSQLAAELESQQIGMAEVLLSPRTTLAGKTLNDLLFRDHYGLSVLAVLRKGRACRSGLQDMPLQFGDALLVYGPRQSLEAVARDEDFLVLDQEAAQAPRLHKAPLAALIMATVLLSAILGFVPISIAALTGVAAMVVGGCLTMEEAYHSIEWKVIFLIAGMLPLGMAIENTGAAQMGAAALIGMVGDLGPRWVVATLFAVTVLGTQVIPTAALVVLMAPVALGAASSLGISPQLLMMTVAMAASASFASPLSHPAHLLVMGPGGYRFMDYVKIGTPLTLVVMAVSVWLLPILWPA; encoded by the coding sequence AGGCGTGGCCTACCGCATCGGTCAGCCACTGCAGCTCTTCGCACGCAAGGGTGAAGCCCTGCTGATCGTAGTCCTTATGGCTGCGGCCGCCCTCCTTTCGGCCCTCATCAACACCACCAGCGTGGCCGTCATCCTGCTGCCCGCGACCATGGACCTGGCCCGCCGCAGCGGCCTGCCGCCTGCGCGCCTGCTCATGCCCATGGCGCTCGGCTGCCTGCTCGGCGGACCCTTCACGGGCATCTCCACGCCACCCAACATTCTGGCCACAGGGGCCCTGCGCTCCGCCGGGCTGACGCCCTTCAAGATTTTCGATTTCACCCCCATCACCGGGGCCTTGGTCCTGGCCGGCATCGCTTTCATGGTCATTGTGGGCAAACGACTACTGCCCAAGGGTGCCGCATCCGGGACCGATAAAAACGGCATCGAATCCGCCTACGAGATCGGATCGCACATCTTCACCATCGAAGTCCCGTCAACGTCGACTTTGGTGGGGCGCAGCCTGACCGAAAGCCGCCTGGGCTCGGCCCTCTATTTGACGGTGGTCGGTCTGCAACGCGCCGGTGAACTGATTCTCTCCCCCCGGGCACAGGAAACGCTGCATGCCGGAGACATCATCATCGTCCACGGTCAGTCGGACCAGGTCAGCCAGTTTCACGGCAGCAGGCATCTGCAGGTCGAACAGCCCGGGCCCGAAACCGCCGAGATCACGGGGCGCCTGGGCACGGCCTCGGTCCGCATCGGCAAGGGATCTCCGCTCATCGGGCGCAGCCTGGCCGAAAGCGGGCTGCGACGGGATCATCACGTGCATGTGCTGGCCCTGGGCTCCCCCGCAGGCGAATGCCTGCGTGAAGTCCGCCGCCACCGTTTCGAGGAGGGGGACGGCCTCGTGCTCCAGGGCGAACAAAAGGCCCTTGAAGACCTGACGGAGACGAACCTTGTCGAACTTGCGGAGCCGCTGACGAAGGGACCGGCCGATGCGTCGGTCTGCGAACTGCTCAGCCTCTGCTCCGTCCGGGTGCCGGAAGGGTCGGTACTGGCCGGGCGCAACCTGGTGGAAAGCCGCCTGGGCAACGCATTCGGCCTGACGGTGGTGGGTCTGGTGCGAGAAGGGAGCGTGACCTGCCTGCCCGCCCCGGAAGAAACGGTCCAGCCCGGCGACCTGCTCGTGGTCCAGGGTTTGGCGCGGGACATTGATGTCTTTGAAGGCCTGCAGGATCTGGAAATTTCCGACCAGTCCTCGCAACTGGCGGCTGAACTGGAATCCCAGCAGATCGGCATGGCCGAGGTGCTGCTCTCGCCCCGCACGACCCTGGCCGGAAAGACCCTGAACGATCTGCTCTTCCGCGACCATTACGGGCTGAGCGTTCTGGCCGTGCTGCGCAAGGGACGGGCGTGCCGCTCGGGCCTGCAGGACATGCCCCTGCAGTTCGGCGATGCGCTGCTGGTTTACGGCCCGCGCCAGAGCCTGGAGGCAGTGGCCCGTGACGAAGACTTCCTCGTCCTGGACCAGGAAGCGGCACAGGCGCCACGCCTGCACAAGGCCCCCCTGGCCGCCCTGATCATGGCGACCGTGCTCCTGAGCGCCATCCTGGGCTTCGTACCCATCTCCATCGCGGCCCTGACCGGAGTGGCGGCCATGGTCGTCGGCGGTTGCCTGACCATGGAGGAGGCCTACCATTCCATTGAATGGAAAGTGATTTTCCTCATCGCAGGCATGCTTCCGCTCGGCATGGCCATCGAGAATACCGGGGCGGCCCAGATGGGGGCGGCGGCGCTCATCGGCATGGTCGGCGACCTGGGCCCGCGCTGGGTCGTGGCGACGCTCTTCGCGGTGACGGTGCTCGGCACGCAGGTCATCCCCACGGCGGCTCTGGTGGTGCTCATGGCGCCGGTGGCCCTCGGCGCAGCCTCATCACTGGGCATTTCACCGCAGCTGCTGATGATGACCGTGGCCATGGCCGCGTCGGCAAGCTTCGCGAGCCCCCTTTCGCACCCGGCCCACCTGCTGGTGATGGGACCCGGCGGATACAGGTTCATGGACTACGTAAAGATCGGGACACCGCTGACCCTCGTGGTCATGGCCGTGTCGGTCTGGCTGCTGCCCATCCTGTGGCCGGCGTGA
- a CDS encoding bifunctional 2-C-methyl-D-erythritol 4-phosphate cytidylyltransferase/2-C-methyl-D-erythritol 2,4-cyclodiphosphate synthase: MTHSLWTIILAAGQGSRLASSTGGTRKQFLHHEGHPLYWRSVLTMSAIPELAGVVLVFPPQELEQRSAELENLKNIADPGVRILITAGGDRRQDSVRLGLAALPRDCSRVLVHDSARPFFSPALVQTLLCGLTDEIRGVIPAIPVTDTIKQVESDLVLATLPRESLRAVQTPQLFPASLLRQVHEQALEEDWAVTDDASMIERAGYRVRIVPGETANLKITTPEDLRVLATPAPLPVPCTGFGYDVHAYGGNRPMVLGGMPIAGAPFVKAHSDGDVLLHALCDAILGCLGLGDIGEHFPDSDDRFENISSGILLSEVMDKARSLGLCITHVDLTVIAQIPRLAPHKEAIRSNVARMLELCDQQVNVKATTEEHLGFTGRKEGIKAVAVVTATRKQA, from the coding sequence ATGACACACTCACTTTGGACCATAATCCTGGCTGCGGGCCAGGGTTCGCGTCTGGCCTCCTCCACGGGCGGCACACGCAAACAGTTTCTGCACCATGAGGGACACCCCCTCTATTGGCGCAGCGTTCTGACCATGTCCGCGATCCCTGAACTTGCGGGCGTGGTCCTCGTTTTTCCGCCCCAGGAACTGGAGCAGCGCTCCGCCGAACTGGAAAACCTCAAGAACATCGCGGACCCCGGGGTCCGCATCCTGATCACCGCCGGCGGCGACAGACGCCAGGATTCCGTGCGCCTGGGTCTGGCCGCATTGCCTCGGGATTGCAGCCGGGTACTTGTACACGACAGCGCGCGCCCCTTTTTCTCGCCCGCCCTGGTGCAGACTCTCCTGTGCGGATTGACCGACGAAATCCGTGGAGTCATCCCCGCCATTCCTGTCACGGACACGATCAAGCAGGTCGAAAGCGACCTTGTCCTGGCCACGCTTCCGCGCGAATCCTTGCGCGCGGTCCAGACGCCGCAGCTCTTTCCGGCCAGTCTGCTGCGGCAGGTTCATGAGCAGGCTCTGGAAGAAGACTGGGCCGTCACGGACGACGCCAGCATGATCGAACGCGCGGGATACCGCGTCCGGATCGTGCCCGGCGAAACCGCCAACCTGAAGATCACAACCCCGGAGGACCTGCGCGTGCTTGCCACTCCCGCTCCCCTGCCTGTGCCCTGCACCGGCTTCGGCTACGACGTGCACGCCTATGGCGGCAACCGGCCCATGGTGCTGGGCGGCATGCCCATCGCCGGAGCCCCTTTCGTCAAGGCCCACTCCGATGGCGACGTGCTCCTGCACGCCCTCTGTGACGCCATCCTCGGCTGCCTGGGCCTTGGGGATATCGGCGAACATTTTCCGGACAGCGACGATCGCTTCGAGAACATCTCCTCCGGCATCCTGCTCTCGGAGGTCATGGACAAGGCGCGCTCCCTGGGGCTTTGCATCACCCATGTCGACCTGACCGTCATCGCCCAGATCCCCCGTCTGGCTCCGCACAAGGAAGCCATCCGCAGCAACGTGGCGCGGATGCTTGAGCTTTGCGACCAGCAGGTCAACGTCAAGGCGACCACGGAAGAGCACCTGGGTTTCACCGGCCGCAAGGAAGGAATCAAGGCTGTGGCCGTGGTGACTGCGACAAGGAAGCAGGCATGA
- a CDS encoding glutamate--tRNA ligase: MSNFKTGGPFVTRFAPSPTGGLHLGNVRTAILNHLLAKQSGGKFLLRLEDTDQERSSFAAEAAILWSMSWLGLVPDEPVRHQSLRLDLYRSAVDALVAEDRAYPCFCTDAELEQDRKEAAAKNLPPRYSGRCARMSREERADRLDRGDAHAMRFCLPEKPEVSFKDLIKGQICLPAGAFGDFVLLRSNGWPSYNLAVVVDDADMGVNLVLRGEDHLTNTARQLLLYDALRLTAPAFAHHGLLMDTDGKKLSKRSGALSIPECMEMGLEPQAVVQYLASLSGALPTKNLFTSLDEMAQAFNPFALGRGNAIMSFDELKALSARVFRTADPADQVRHVDESLPADNAWHEFDPQVRLHLLESLRENAANLHELCALLPLVTEKETRFTPGALTELAANLPVLAALDQVMSAHAPDARLEKDAASAVLRRTSEEAKVKGRQLYHPIRLALTGGENGPELATLLTLLPAGLIRERTQTVLNIFSHCNHKE; the protein is encoded by the coding sequence ATGAGCAATTTCAAGACCGGCGGGCCCTTTGTCACCCGCTTCGCTCCCAGTCCCACGGGGGGGCTGCATCTTGGCAACGTGCGCACGGCCATCCTCAATCACCTGCTGGCGAAGCAAAGCGGCGGAAAATTTCTGTTGCGCCTCGAGGACACGGATCAGGAGCGCTCCTCCTTTGCCGCTGAAGCCGCCATCCTGTGGTCCATGTCCTGGCTCGGGCTTGTGCCCGATGAACCTGTGCGCCACCAGAGCCTGCGCCTCGATCTCTACCGGAGCGCCGTGGACGCCCTGGTGGCCGAAGACCGGGCCTACCCCTGCTTCTGCACCGATGCCGAACTGGAGCAGGACCGCAAGGAAGCCGCAGCCAAAAATCTCCCTCCCCGCTACAGCGGCCGTTGCGCCCGCATGTCACGCGAGGAGCGCGCCGACAGACTGGACCGGGGCGACGCCCACGCCATGCGCTTTTGCCTGCCTGAAAAGCCGGAGGTCAGCTTCAAAGACCTCATCAAGGGCCAGATCTGCCTTCCGGCGGGCGCCTTTGGCGACTTCGTGCTGCTGCGCTCGAACGGCTGGCCAAGCTACAACCTGGCCGTGGTCGTCGACGACGCGGACATGGGCGTCAATCTGGTGCTGCGCGGCGAGGATCATCTGACCAACACGGCCCGCCAGCTCCTGCTCTACGATGCCCTGCGGCTCACCGCCCCGGCTTTCGCCCATCACGGCCTGCTCATGGACACGGACGGCAAGAAGCTCTCCAAGCGCAGCGGCGCTCTAAGCATCCCCGAGTGCATGGAAATGGGCCTTGAACCCCAGGCCGTGGTCCAGTATCTGGCGTCCCTGTCCGGAGCTCTGCCGACCAAGAATCTTTTCACGTCACTTGACGAGATGGCCCAGGCCTTCAACCCCTTCGCACTGGGCCGGGGCAACGCGATCATGAGCTTCGATGAACTGAAGGCTCTCAGCGCGCGAGTGTTCCGGACGGCGGATCCTGCAGATCAGGTCCGTCACGTCGATGAATCCTTGCCTGCCGATAACGCGTGGCACGAGTTCGACCCGCAAGTACGCTTGCATCTGCTTGAAAGCCTGCGCGAAAACGCTGCCAACCTGCATGAACTGTGCGCCCTGCTGCCTCTGGTCACGGAAAAAGAGACCCGCTTCACCCCGGGGGCCCTGACCGAGCTGGCCGCGAACCTGCCGGTGCTGGCCGCGCTTGATCAGGTCATGTCCGCGCACGCTCCGGACGCACGTCTGGAAAAGGATGCTGCCAGCGCCGTGTTGCGCCGCACAAGCGAAGAAGCCAAAGTCAAAGGCCGCCAGCTCTACCATCCCATACGGCTGGCCCTGACCGGCGGCGAAAACGGCCCGGAGCTTGCCACTCTGCTCACGCTCTTGCCGGCAGGCCTGATCAGGGAGCGCACCCAAACCGTGCTGAACATATTTTCCCATTGCAACCACAAGGAATGA
- a CDS encoding cysteine--tRNA ligase yields MQIYNSLTRKKEEFVPLKPGHVSMYVCGITAYDYCHIGHARSAVVFDVLVRYLRYIGMQVTFVRNFTDVDDKIINRANREDTDFETIANTYIDAFYTDMDRLGILRADIEPKATEHITEMIKLCENLIAKGHAYSTPSGDVYFRVRSYGDYGKLSGRNIEDLMSGARIEPGEKKEDPLDFALWKGAKPGEPSWPSPWGPGRPGWHIECSAMSERYLPLPFDIHGGGQDLAFPHHENERAQTEAATDKQFVRYWVHNGFVQINSEKMSKSLNNFVTIRDILANYLPEVLRFFLITKHYRSPLDYTADALEESERALKRIYLTKAAAEAHVAGTKWTATPLPAEVVIEATALEAKWDESMADDMNTAAALGHIFVLMKIVNRILEDKALKKSEEGRDMIRHALKLFERWGEVLGLFLMPSNDFLTQLKQSRVLRKKIDTDLVQAKLQERKEARAAKDFARSDAIRDELLTLGVTIQDTAQGVEWDVECAEK; encoded by the coding sequence ATGCAGATCTACAATAGCCTTACCAGAAAAAAAGAGGAATTCGTCCCGCTCAAACCCGGCCATGTGTCCATGTATGTCTGCGGCATCACCGCCTATGACTACTGTCACATCGGACACGCACGCTCGGCCGTGGTCTTCGACGTTCTGGTCCGCTACCTGCGCTACATCGGCATGCAGGTCACCTTTGTGCGCAACTTCACCGATGTGGACGACAAGATCATCAATCGCGCCAACCGCGAGGACACGGATTTCGAGACCATCGCCAACACATACATCGATGCCTTCTACACCGACATGGACCGCCTCGGCATCCTGCGGGCCGACATCGAACCCAAGGCCACCGAGCACATAACGGAGATGATCAAGCTCTGTGAAAATCTCATCGCCAAAGGGCACGCTTACTCGACACCGAGCGGCGACGTCTATTTCCGGGTTCGCTCCTACGGCGATTACGGCAAGCTTTCCGGCCGGAACATCGAGGATCTGATGTCCGGAGCGCGCATCGAGCCTGGCGAGAAAAAAGAGGATCCTCTTGATTTCGCCCTGTGGAAGGGCGCCAAACCCGGCGAACCGTCCTGGCCCAGCCCCTGGGGACCGGGACGTCCGGGCTGGCATATCGAGTGCTCGGCCATGAGCGAGCGCTATCTGCCCCTGCCGTTTGATATCCACGGCGGCGGACAGGACCTGGCCTTCCCGCACCACGAAAACGAACGCGCCCAGACCGAGGCCGCCACGGACAAGCAGTTCGTGCGCTACTGGGTGCACAACGGGTTCGTACAGATCAATTCTGAGAAAATGTCGAAATCTCTCAATAATTTCGTGACCATCCGCGACATTCTGGCCAACTACCTGCCCGAGGTGCTGCGCTTCTTCCTCATCACCAAGCATTACCGCAGCCCCCTGGACTACACCGCCGACGCGCTCGAGGAATCCGAGCGCGCCCTGAAGCGGATCTATCTGACCAAGGCCGCCGCCGAAGCGCACGTAGCCGGCACCAAGTGGACCGCCACGCCTCTTCCGGCAGAAGTCGTGATCGAGGCCACCGCTCTGGAAGCCAAGTGGGACGAGTCCATGGCTGATGACATGAACACGGCCGCGGCCCTGGGGCATATCTTCGTGCTGATGAAGATCGTCAACCGCATCCTGGAAGACAAGGCCCTCAAGAAATCCGAAGAAGGCCGTGACATGATCCGGCATGCCCTCAAGCTGTTCGAACGCTGGGGCGAGGTGCTCGGCCTTTTCCTCATGCCGAGCAACGATTTCCTGACCCAACTCAAGCAAAGCCGGGTGCTGCGCAAGAAAATTGACACCGACCTGGTCCAGGCCAAGTTGCAGGAACGCAAGGAAGCGCGTGCGGCCAAGGATTTTGCCCGCTCCGACGCCATCCGCGACGAACTACTCACGCTGGGAGTGACCATTCAGGACACGGCCCAGGGCGTTGAGTGGGATGTGGAATGCGCTGAAAAATAA
- a CDS encoding FAD:protein FMN transferase, protein MKHGTHTQDRRDFLKKLAVLAGGAALAPALRVIPAMAAGGLVTTTEKRMLMGTIVGLTVMTPSKNQGQEAIGRAFEEMNRLIGILSRFDSNTALSALNVDGRLSGSPQELLDVMAHGRTLHSQSGGRFDMTVAPVVNLMERTKGRPDAQELQEALKLVDSNQLRQTGSNLKFSTSGMGATLDGIAKGYIADSAAEMLKSVGANHFMVDAGGDIRVQGSPKGDGRPWRIAIEDPDKQGDYPAVIEMRSGAVATSGGYEVYYDSSRKSTHLINPETGASPQYIRSVSVQAPTVMQADGLATALSLMSPREALRLTSSMPGHSCLLVTSTGARLTSPEWS, encoded by the coding sequence ATGAAGCATGGGACCCACACTCAAGACCGCCGTGATTTTCTGAAAAAACTGGCTGTGCTCGCCGGAGGAGCAGCCCTGGCTCCTGCATTGCGCGTGATTCCTGCCATGGCAGCCGGCGGGCTGGTTACAACCACCGAAAAGCGCATGCTAATGGGCACCATTGTCGGCTTGACCGTCATGACGCCGAGCAAGAATCAGGGGCAGGAAGCCATCGGGCGCGCCTTCGAAGAAATGAACCGTTTGATCGGCATTTTGAGCCGATTTGATTCAAATACCGCCTTGTCCGCCCTTAATGTTGACGGACGCCTTTCAGGTTCTCCGCAGGAACTCTTGGATGTCATGGCACACGGTCGCACGTTGCACAGCCAATCCGGGGGACGTTTCGACATGACTGTTGCACCTGTAGTCAACCTCATGGAACGAACCAAGGGGCGACCTGACGCGCAGGAACTTCAAGAGGCATTGAAACTGGTTGATTCGAATCAGTTGCGGCAGACCGGATCGAATTTGAAGTTCTCCACTTCCGGAATGGGCGCGACTCTTGATGGAATCGCCAAAGGATACATAGCTGACAGTGCGGCGGAAATGCTGAAGTCGGTCGGTGCGAACCATTTTATGGTTGATGCCGGAGGAGATATCCGAGTCCAGGGTTCGCCCAAGGGCGACGGACGTCCGTGGCGCATTGCCATCGAAGATCCAGACAAGCAGGGTGATTATCCTGCCGTCATCGAAATGCGTTCCGGTGCGGTGGCCACTTCCGGCGGATATGAAGTCTACTATGATTCTTCCCGCAAATCGACTCACCTGATCAATCCCGAGACGGGCGCCTCCCCGCAGTATATCAGGAGCGTAAGCGTTCAGGCTCCCACGGTCATGCAGGCTGACGGCCTGGCCACCGCGCTCAGTCTCATGTCCCCCCGTGAAGCTTTGCGACTGACGTCTTCCATGCCGGGTCACTCCTGCCTGTTGGTGACCTCCACGGGCGCGCGCCTTACTTCTCCCGAGTGGAGCTAG
- a CDS encoding ferredoxin: MITVSVLTLFSLGFASAGILAIASKVLYVEEDPRIEVVTEALPGANCGGCGFAGCEAYAAAVINDPDMPPNKCCAGGPDVSTKVAELTGKAAGDSDPEVAFRRCIKVEGNVAKKFNYFGIESCAAAKLVQDGPDACKYSCLGFGDCVRACPFDAMWIENDLVHIAPDKCTSCGSCVRTCPNSILELIPRRARVMVFCSSQDKGKAVKDVCEVGCVSCGACIKKCPAQCISLVDERIFINHKACLAYGPSCEEVCVEKCPRNILRCLNPELMSAAPDTEPARYPEESHVADLNA, translated from the coding sequence ATGATTACTGTATCCGTTTTGACACTTTTCAGCTTGGGGTTCGCGTCGGCTGGTATTTTGGCCATTGCGTCAAAAGTGTTGTACGTCGAAGAGGACCCGCGCATCGAGGTTGTCACTGAGGCTCTGCCCGGCGCCAACTGTGGCGGTTGCGGATTCGCAGGTTGCGAAGCTTACGCTGCCGCGGTCATCAATGACCCTGACATGCCACCCAACAAGTGTTGCGCCGGTGGTCCCGATGTGTCCACGAAGGTGGCGGAACTCACTGGCAAGGCTGCAGGTGATTCCGATCCCGAGGTTGCTTTCCGGCGCTGCATCAAAGTCGAAGGCAATGTCGCCAAGAAGTTTAATTACTTTGGCATAGAGAGTTGTGCCGCCGCGAAGCTTGTCCAGGATGGCCCTGACGCCTGCAAGTATTCCTGTCTCGGTTTTGGGGACTGCGTTCGTGCATGCCCCTTTGACGCAATGTGGATCGAGAATGATCTGGTCCATATCGCTCCGGATAAATGCACCAGTTGCGGCTCTTGCGTGCGGACCTGCCCCAACTCGATTCTCGAACTCATTCCCAGGCGCGCACGAGTGATGGTTTTCTGTTCATCCCAGGACAAGGGCAAGGCCGTTAAGGATGTTTGTGAAGTCGGTTGTGTCAGCTGCGGTGCTTGTATCAAGAAATGTCCGGCCCAGTGCATTTCCTTGGTTGATGAGCGCATCTTCATCAATCACAAGGCTTGCTTGGCCTACGGACCATCGTGCGAGGAAGTGTGTGTGGAAAAATGTCCTCGTAACATCTTGCGCTGCCTTAATCCCGAGTTGATGTCGGCTGCGCCCGACACCGAGCCCGCGCGTTATCCTGAAGAATCACATGTCGCGGACCTGAACGCCTAA